tctttccctcCTGAGTGTTTAGAATCACCTGTCTGAAGCTCAAAGGACAATCGGAGGTAGAATCATgtggcaggaacagaacttcagcctggacacagtccttcaggctCCCACTGAGAGAATCACCGCTTTCTCATCTCTCTTCAGTGACAGTAAAGTCCCCACGTGGGTTAATCTTGTCAGATTTATGACTCAAACTAAATACAAATTCTCCAACTGCTGTTGTGGGATTGGAACTCACATCTCCAGAGCATTTTGTTTAGATTCCGCATTACTAATCCAATAACGTAACCACTCGGCTATCGTACCTTTCTTTATTTGGAGATCTGTTGTATAATCATAGCAGCAGTTAACAGGCTCCGCTGAGATCCtcttaatttaataataataatctttattctcacaagtaagcttacattaactctgcaatgaagttactgtgaaaatcccctagtcgccacattctggagcctgttcgggtacactgagggagaattcacaagttacctaaaagcacgtctttcaggtcttgtgggaggaaactggagcacccggagggaacccacgcagacactgagaattcgcagactccacacaaatagtgacccaagccggaatcgaacctgggaccctgcgctgtgaagcaacagtgctaatcactgtgctaccatgccactcagagatttaacctcaaccccacattcctgtcccCCCCGAATAGCCTTTCACCCCCGTGTTGATTAAGAAtctctctagctctgccttaaaaaatattcagagACTATTGTTTCTGCTGCCTTTTGAGGATgagttccagagattcatgacCGTCTGAGAGAAACAAATTTTTCTAATCTCTGTAATAAATAAGCTACCTCCTTATTTTCAAACcctgaccccgagttctagattctccgacacgaggaaacatcctctccacatccacacttTCAACGGCCCtcgggatcttaaaggtttcaatcaagttgcctcttactcttctgaactctagtAGATaacttcctcaacctttcctcataagatgagcCACCCTTtccaggtattagtccagtaaactttctcagaactgcttctgatgcatttacatatttccttaaataagtagaccaatactgtacatagtactccagatgtggcctcaccaatttgttgtacaactgaagcataatctccctacttttgtaatcaattcccctcacaataaatgatgaaATTCAATGAGCTTTCCTATTCACTTGCTGTACTTCTATACCAGCCGTTTGTgattcacacacaaggacacccaaatccttATGCACCCTAGAGCTTTTCAACTTCTCATCATGTAGATAAAAGCGTTTTTCAAATTCTTCCTGCCAAGCTGATCAATTTCACATTTTCTcaaattatactccatttgcctgagctttgcccactcacttcacctatctatgtccctttgtagcctccttatgtccttttcacaatttactttcctccctatctttctgtcatcagcaaatttagcaaccataccttcaatcTCTTAAGTCTTTACCTAAATTATAATAAGTTGAgaccctagcactgatccctgtcgcACACCACTTGTCACAACCTGTCAACTAGAAAAAGACCCATTCGCACCAACTCTGCTTCCTGATAGCTAGCCAATCTGCAATACATACCAATATGTTAcggcctacaccatgagcttttatttcacacaataacctttgatgtggcaccttatcaaatgcctcctgtaaatctaaatacagtgcatccaccagttcccctttatccacagtacaTATAACTCctgcaaagaactccaataaattggtttcacataattttcctttcacaaaaccatcttgactctgcctgattgaatTTTTCCAAGTTTCCTGCTGTAACATATTTagtaatggcttctaacattttcacTCTGACAGATTtttagctaactggcctatagttccttgcttctgtctccctttttgaataaattagttacatttgctatcttgcaATCTAATGGGACCTTCCTCCAATCTCGGGAatattggaaaattaaaaccagtgcAATAACTATCTGATTAGTGACTTCTTTCAAGTCTTTACGGTGAGGTCTATCTGGACCAGGGGACTTTTAAGCCCACAGACCCAATAATTTGCCCAATACCACTTGCTTGGTTATTGTAATTTTGACGCGTTCCTCCCACCCTTCCATTTCATGATTTGCAGCTATTTCTGCAATATTACTTGTTCCTCAATTGTGAAGGTAGATGTAAAATACATGTTTAATTCATCCGCCATCGCCCTACTTTCCATTCCCCAGATGCACTTTCTAAAGCACCAATGTTCACTTTGTTAATtattttcttatttaaatatctatagaatTCCTATTGTCCATCTTTATATTTCTGGctaactttctctcatactctagttTCTCCTTCCTTATAAATAGTTTCATCACTTTTTatgttctttatattctttccaatcttctgacctgccacttgtCTTTGTGCAAATATGTGCTTTTTCTTTCAGTTCAATATTGTCTTTAACTCCATTAGTGAACCACAGATGATGGGCCCTACCCTTGGAATTTTCTTTTTCATTTGAATGTGGCTATTCGGTATATTCTCAAATATCCTTTTGAATGTCTGCCACTAAACATCTGTTGATCCATCCCTTAAGCACATTTGCCAGTTCACTCTCACTAGCTCCAACTTCATGCCCTCAGAATTGCTCTTAATCAAGTTCAAAATACTCGTCTTGGACAAACTCTTCTCTCCCTGAAACTGAATGTAAAACTCAatcatggggtggcatggtggttaataataataatctttcttatcacaagtaggcttacattaacactgcaatgaagttactgtgaaaatccctgagttgccacattctgccgcctgttcgggtacacagagggagaattcagaatgtttaattcacctaacaagcacttctttcgggacttggtggaggaaataggagcactcagaggaaacccatacagacacagtgagaatgtgcagactctgcacagacaggtgaccaaaaccgggattcgaacccgggtgctaccatgctgccgtgcgctgctgtttcacggcgctgaggacccgggtttgattccggaccCGGGTctcatgtggagtttgtacttctccccgtgtctgcatgggtctcacccccacaacccaaaatgatgtgcaggagaGTTGAATCcgatatgctaaattgctccttaattgaaaaaaagaataccCTCAATCCATGAGGgtatcaattaatcctatctcattgcacaatatcaggtctagtatagcctgtcctttggttggtttcagaatgtgctgttctaggaaactatcctgaaaacattGTATAATCTCCTCATCTAAGGTACTTTTGCCATCTGATTTTTCCaatttatatgtagattaaaatctcccttgATTATTGCTGTACTTTTCTGACAAGCTCACATTATTTCTTCTTTTATACCCTGTCCTATTGCGTAGCTACAATTTGGAAGCATCACTCCCACAAGGAACATCGACCTTTATAATTTCTCACCTTGGCCCAAACTGCTTCTACATCCTGGTTTTCTGAATTTAGGTAATCCCTCTCTAATGTGCTAATAGCATCCTTAATAAACAGAGCCACCCTTCCATCTATTCCTAGCTTCTTATCATTCCTAAATCTCACCtccccttcaatattcaggtcccaagctaTGTGatcctgtagccatgtctctgtaatagctaTCAGATCACACTTACTGCAAATAGGATTTAGTATCAGTTCATTCATTTTGGTTTGAATGCTACGTCCATTCAGACACAGAGCCTTAACTGTTGTCCTTTTATCATTTTTGTAGCATAAACATAGaatttacgatgcagaaggaggccattcggcgtatCGAGTCTttgccggccctcggaaagagtaccctacttaagcccacacctccaccccatccccataagccctcctaccctttttggacactaaaggcaatttagcatggccaatccatctaacctgcacatctttggattgtgggaggaaaccagagcacccggaggaaacccacgcagacacggggagaacgtgcagactccacacagacagtgacccaagccaggaatcgagcctgggaccctggagctatgaggcaactgtgctaaccactatgcagtcGTGCCACTCATAGCATCTTGCCTTATCTGCTGAATCACTCTTAGATCTGTCCCTTGCTGTCACGGTCTGTTTACCATTTCCTATATTAGTACTTGTCTCTTGTCTTGTCTCTACCTTGGTGTGTGCTACCATTGGCCTCCGCTTTGTCAGTCAGACTCAGCCATGGGCAGTGGCTGTGCTGCTCCCCATAGTTGAAATGCTGGCAGCTCATTCTGTAGGATCACAAGCTCAGAATAACCACTTTTTAATGTACTAGAGGGCAATCAGCGACTCGGACTGAACCCAAACACATTCATACTggtgagaggctgttcacctgctctgtgtgagaagagattcaattTGTCAACTCACAAACTGACCTGCCAATGCACAAGTGACTGCAAGGAtttgattctgctgttattgctgctgacaatgcagcatgcttgccttcatcagccggggcaatgAGTACAGAAGTTggaaaatcatgttgcagctatataaaatcttggttagcccgcatttggaatattgcgtgcagttctggtcaccatattatcagaaggacgtggaatctttggagagagtgcaaagcaggttcaccagaatgttgcctgatctcgagggtgttggcaatgaggagaggttgaataaactaggtttgttttcactggaaagacagaggctgaggggagacctgatggaggtctacaaaattatgagaggcatcgaCAGGATGGATAGTTGGAGGTTTTTTCTCAGGGTGCAGTGTCAATTACAaatggggcacaggttcaaggtgagagggggaagtttaagggagatgtgcgggctaAGCTTTTTACGAAGAgagcggtgggtgcctggaacatgctgtCAGAGGATTtgttggaagcaggcacattagcaacatttaagaggcttctggatgggtacatgaataggcagGAATTAGAGGGATAGGGTCCGAgtcagggcagaaggtttttttttttagttagggcatcatgatcagcacaggcttggcggccgaagggcctgttcctgtgcagtgtgttactttgttctttgtaatcacaTCTAGGACTGAATCATTTTCATTCTGACAATTCGCCTTTGCTTCTGTTGATAATCCCCATAACTGTTTTGAACCTCGTGTCTTTCCTACCTGATTGTTTAACTTCAACtatctggagctcagaaaggataaTCTGGGGAGGATCATACAGCAATAACTGAGCTTCAGGCTGGACAGTTCTTCACGGTCACACAGAGAGACGAACATgcactttggtctttctcatctcTCTTCACTAACAGTGTGCGTTAACATAAAATAAATGTTTCCCggcttctctctctttcccagctCTTCGATATGGAACTGAAGACTCTTTTACAACTGTGCTCAGAGGCAGGAAGAAGAACAGAAAATGTCAGAAACAGGCTGTCAAATCAGGAGATTGGTGGACAACTGATTTGGTCCAGATGGAAAATAAAACGACGAAAGATAAATTGGTAACCAGGGTTTCACAATAATTGAACTCTGAAGAAGCCAGACGAACTCAAAACATTCCTTCAGTTTCTCTGGTCTTTTCCAGAATTTCCTATTTTTAATTCAAATTACTCACTTGACTGGTGAACAGAGGATCTTGCCCGTGATTTGTTACAGAACTCGCTGCTCCCTTAATCCTCTGACCTCTGAGTTCTCTTCCTGTTGGCTTCCAGGACAATCGATCAACAGTCGCCAACATTACACGTCAGATAAAGTTCAGGGGTTTGGAGGATGAAACAAAATGAGGCCTTGACTTATAACATTTTATTTTTCAATGACACACGATGTTTCTCTCTATGAATGGGTGAATCCACGAAAGCTCCACCCCCTGGAGCCTGCTTCCCGGAGCATGCGCGGCTGCAGGAAGCTGAGACGGGCATTAGCGCAGACTCAGTAACACCGAATATAAACAAATAGGGACCTCTAATGGCGGGGATTTTACCCAGCCTTCCCAGCGATGGTGAATGCCCTCTATCAGCTGGAGATCTGAACGCATGCGCGGTTCCTCCAGTGTTCCGAGCATACGCAGGCTCTGATGGTGATGGAGAGACGTCTGTTTGTCGCTCGGCAGCCGGTAAGAGGCAATAGCAGCGGCGGGAGGGGATTCTGCGACTGCGTAGTTCGGAAGAGATTTCATTAACACCCGGTGTAGGCGGCAAACCCCAAATAACAACCTGCAGCTCCCGCGTTTGAGGCGTCGGTGCTTTCCCCgggacaggcccaggttaacggccgccatctttttcCAGCGGGGAGCAGAGCGCAGGCGCGGGTTTCTTGGTGACGTAACAATGAAGGGCAGGACGCTGGGAagtggagggtcagagggagcttgtCCACAGATCCTGAGGCAGCAGCACAGGGACATCAGCTGCTTCAGAAGGCAgatgggatacttgtctttattagccaagatgtggagatgccggcgttggactgtcttggtgtgttgggtaagctgggtctgcgaggactgtgtttactgcagcaatgagagagacaggcttccaacacttgaagacatgcaactcgattttattgaactcttagacATCATCCATacgttaactgtgggttgacactatgctgacttgactggagacctaagactaacctgaccagactatcttactaccacatggtgtatgttctagttgctgctcacggctcTGACTGTCTCAAAGGCTGGATCCCCAGAAagcgggaaagctagtgccctctagctttatagtgctcgtgtcctgtctggtgattggctgctgtgttctgtgtgttcactggtcatcctgtgtgtcaatcactgcctgtctgtgcaccatcatatacctgtgtgtatattgtgacaagtctcacaacaccaggttaaagtccaacaggtttgtttcgaatcactagctttcggagcacagctccttcatcaggggagTCCCGATTAGCCGAAGcatagaatgatgtggagatgccggcgttggactggggtgagcacagtaagaagtcttaatatagacaaattcaaagatgcaagacaatgctcagaatgcgagcatttgcagttaattaagtgtttacagatcgagagataggggtaaccccaggttaaagaggtgtgaattgtctcaagccaggacagttggtaagattttgcaagcccaggccagatggtggggagtgaatgtaatacgacatgaatcccaggtcctggttcttgattaataaggggctcttgggttatggggagaagacaggagaatgggggggtggggtgagaagacaggagaatggggatgagaaaaatatcagccatgattgcatcacGGAGCAGACTTGTTGGGTcgagtagcctaatcctgctcctatgtcttgtggtcttgatATGGAATAGCATGCATGACTTTGGACCAAGTCCTAAAACTGGCATTAGAATAGATGGTGTTTGATGGTCAGCACAGTCACAATGGgcgtctttttgtgctgtaaaactctatggtttCAGCGCAGGAAGGAGCAAAAAATGCAGGATGGGGTTTTAAAACTTCGGTGCAACAAGTGAGGAAGAAATGGTccacagaaactagaattgtccgTTCTGAATTTCTGTCTGTACTGACGTGATGATTTTTGTGAAATCCTGATTTGTCTCAGAACTAAAAGGATTCTAACTTCAGGGTGactacctccttctgtgctgtgactttGTCTCATTCTATTCTTTTATAACAGGATCTGGAAGCATTCACTCCGGAGTGAAAGAGTCCAGTATATTGACTGTGGAAAGAGGTTTCTCTGGTTGCAAAGCCGGACAGTGGAGAGAAAACAAACACGTGTTgggtgtgtggacgaagcttcaactgatcatccaacccagAGAGACACCAGGacatcggcaccatggagaaaccgtggaaatgtggggactgtgggaagggattcaattatccatcccgACTGGAAgtccatcgacgcagtcacactgtggCTGGCacgatggagaaaccatggaaatgtgaggaatgtgggaagggattcaattatccatccttgctggaacttcaccgacgcagtcacacgggagagaaaccctggaaatgtgaggactgtgggaaaggattcaattatccatccctgCTGGAAATTCACCAACGCAGTCACACGGGAGAGAAACCCTGGAAATGTgaggaatgtgggaaaggattcaatcatGCCTCCTTGTTGGAAAACCATCGACGCAGTCTTACTGGGGAGACAATATGGAAATGTGAGAAATGTGGGAAAGGTTTCAATTATCCATCCCTGCTGGAATACCATCACTGCAGCCACACTGGGGGAGGgaccatggagaaactgtggaaatgtgaggactgtggcaaAGGATTTAATTTCACATGTCtgctggaaatccatcgacgcagtcacactcgggagaagccattcacctgttctgaatgtgggaagggatttaataagtcaaccaccctgctgagacaccagcgaaatCACACTGAGGAGAAGTCCTTcagctgcactgactgtggaaagagtttcaggcaGTTAACCAACCTCActgcacaccagcgggttcacaccggggagagaccattcagctgcctcgtgtgtgggaagagatttactgaGTCCTCCACCCTGCtgatacaccaacgcactcacactggggagaagccattcagctgcactTACTGTGGAAAGAGGTTTAGTCAGTCTTCCGACCTCactagacaccagcgaattcacactggagagacaccattcatctgctccgtgtgtgggaagagattcactcattcATCTGGCCTCTggtcacaccggcgagttcacaccgaggagaaaccattcagctgcacctcctgtggaaagagaTTCAGGCAGCCTTCTGTCCTCACTGCacatcaacgcattcacactggggagagaccgttcatctgctctgtctgtgggaaaggattcactcattcatccggCCTTTggtcacaccggcgagttcacactgaggagagaccattcacctgctcccagtgtgggaagggattcactcaatgctctcacctgctgacacaccagcgagttcacactggggatagaccgttcacctgctcggtgagtgggaagggattcactcagtcacaacacctactgtcacatcagcaagttcacaagtgACAGCAGTCGTTGAATTCTGCTGTAACTGCTGCTGTTAATTACGTCAATAATTGGTCATCTGAGTCTATTTGGTTTGTTTCTGCTGATATTAAGAATAACTGActggagtttaatattctggaCAAGCCACTGATTTTGAGGATCACAGTCCCCCtttttaaaagcaccatctgtgaATTTTCCGCTTAATTCAAGAACccatgtcacgagtaggcttcaataaagttactgtgaaaagcccctagtcgccacattccggcgcctgttcagggaggctggtacgggaatcgaaccatgctgctggcctgtcttggtctgctttaaaagccagcgatttggccaatgtgctaaaccagcccctgggaagTGGTAGCACAGGCAGTACTGCTTATAATTCATTCACGAAAGGTGTAGTGTCAGAGGACTGGTGGATCACTAATGTAATTCCTGTATTTAAGAAGGGGACAGACCATGCCCAGGGATGGTACACCAGTCAGCTTCACATCAGCAAATAATACAATTCTGACTAAAATAGAGAATATAAGAACATctagaaaaaataaatataacaatGAACAGTCAGTGTGGATTTCAGAAGGGAAAATCTTGCCTGACCAATCTTCTTGAATGTTTTGATGTGATAACAGAGAGCATAGACAATGGTAATGCAGTCAATGTtatttatctggattttcaaaaggccatTGATAAGATTACCTACGGG
This portion of the Scyliorhinus torazame isolate Kashiwa2021f chromosome 5, sScyTor2.1, whole genome shotgun sequence genome encodes:
- the LOC140418839 gene encoding uncharacterized protein, yielding MEKPWKCGDCGKGFNYPSRLEVHRRSHTVAGTMEKPWKCEECGKGFNYPSLLELHRRSHTGEKPWKCEDCGKGFNYPSLLEIHQRSHTGEKPWKCEECGKGFNHASLLENHRRSLTGETIWKCEKCGKGFNYPSLLEYHHCSHTGGGTMEKLWKCEDCGKGFNFTCLLEIHRRSHTREKPFTCSECGKGFNKSTTLLRHQRNHTEEKSFSCTDCGKSFRQLTNLTAHQRVHTGERPFSCLVCGKRFTESSTLLIHQRTHTGEKPFSCTYCGKRFSQSSDLTRHQRIHTGETPFICSVCGKRFTHSSGLWSHRRVHTEEKPFSCTSCGKRFRQPSVLTAHQRIHTGERPFICSVCGKGFTHSSGLWSHRRVHTEERPFTCSQCGKGFTQCSHLLTHQRVHTGDRPFTCSVSGKGFTQSQHLLSHQQVHK